DNA sequence from the Deltaproteobacteria bacterium GWA2_45_12 genome:
CATCCTGAATGGATGGGAAAAGCGCCGGGGCTTAAAACAATTGAGGATGCCCTGGAAATGAGGAAACGAATTTTGCTGGCCTATGAACAAGCTGAAAAAGAAACGGATGAATCAAAAAGAAAGGCCCATCTTACTTTTGTTGTCATAGGGGGTGGCCCCACCGGCGTTGAGCTTGCCGGGGCCTTGGCCGACATTGCACGGCAAATCCTTAAAAAAGATTTCAGAGCGATTCATGTCAAAGAGATTCGGATTATTTTGGTGGAAGGATTAGACAGAGTTCTTTTAACCTATCCAAAAGAATTATCGGAAAAAACCCGGCAGACCCTTGTTTCAATGGGAGTCGAAGTGCATACCGGCTGTTTTGTCACTGACATTCAGGATGAATACATTACGGTTTCCTCAAAAAAATCCACCCAAACAATTCCAACCCGTACCGTTTTGTGGGCTGCCGGCGTTCAAGCTTCATCCTTGGGAAAAACCTTGGCCCAAAAAACCGGCATCTCCACCGACAAGCAGGGACGCATTTTTGTGGAACCTGATTTAAGCTTAAAAAACCATCCGGAGATTTTTGTCATCGGGGATTTGGCCCATGCCAGGGATGAAACAGGCAACCCCCTCCCAGGCGTCGCCCCCGTGGCCATGCAACAGGGAAAATATGTCGCCGAATTGATCAAACAAGGCGTACAGGCACATGGCCATAAGCCGACACCGTTTCATTATCATGACAAAGGCAGCATGGCGACCATCGGAAAGGCCAAAGCCGTGGTCGATTTCAAGGGTTTACATTTCAGCGGCTTTTTTGCATGGCTGATATGGTTGTTTGTCCATCTGATGTACATTTTACAATTTGGGAACAAGATCTTGGTTCTTACGCAATGGATTTGGAATTACTTCACCCCTAGTCGGTCGGCACGATTGATTACAGGGAAAACGGAAAAGGATGAAAATCATTGATGAAACCCATCTCATAAATGGAGAGTAACCCTTCGACCAGCGCATAGCGGGGTCAGGGTCTCCTTTTTAATTGGACATGGTGAGCCCCGTTCCACACACGGGACCACCGCTACGCGGTGGTCGAACCATGACACGGTATTTATAAGGCCAATTCTAAAACAAATCCATTTGCCCCCCGTAAGCCGGGCGCCTAAAGGAGGCGGCACTTACTTCCACGTTCTCCCCTGTAAACCCCGCTTTTTTATCAATGGTATGCACCCCAGGGCAAGCCCTGGACCCAAGATTCCGTCCGCCTTAGGCGGACGGGGTTTTGACCCAGCAAGGCTCGTCCCCGAAGCCAACGAGCGTAGGGGATAAGCGAGCTTAAAAATATCCCTCACCTGCTCCGCCCAAAACCCCTGTCCGCGCATGCGGTCTCCAAACTGGGAACTGTTGAGCTTGCCACTGCGCAAAGATTGCAGACGATGAAGGACTTTGTCCTTACGGTCCGGAAAATATTTTTCCAGCCAATCCACAAACAAATCCTTGTTGGCATAGGGCAATCGGACGATCACATACCCGGCACGCATGGCCCCGGCAAACCTCGCTTCTTTAAGGATGGCAGGGATTTCCATGTCGTTGATTGCAGGAAGAATGGGCGCCACCATCACCCCCGTGGGGATTTTAGCGCAAGTGAGCTCACGCAGCGCTTCCAACCGGGCAGATGGCATCGAAGTCCGTGGCTCCATGATGCGCGTAAGCGCGGGGTCAAGTGAGGTGATGGAAATATTCACACATACAGCATCGTGCTCCGCCAATTTTTTAAAGAGATCGATATCTCGCGTGACCAAATGGTTTTTTGTAATGATGACTACCGGGTTTTTAAATTCAACCAAGACTTCCAGACATCGACGCGTGATTTCCAATTTACGCTCGATGGGTTGGTAACAATCGGTCACCCCACTCATCACAATCACCTGCGGCTTCCATTTTTTGGAGGAAAGTTCCTTAAAAAGCAACTTCGGTGCGTCCTTTTTAACCATGATCTTCGTTTCAAAATCCAATCCGCCGGAAAATCCCAAATATTCATGCGTTGGCCGCGCATAGCAATACACGCATCCATGCTCGCACCCGCGATAGGGATTAAGGCTCGTATCAAAACCAACATCCGGGCTGTCATTGTGGGAGAGGATGGATTTGGAACTGTCGAAATAAAGTTCCGTTTTCGGAGTGGGATCGTCCACCGTAATTTCGCTCAATTCCTTTTGAATATGAATTGTCTCGAATCGGTTGAATGGATTGAAATCACTTCCCCGCCCGCAATGCTGTTTTACCCCCTTAGACATTAAAATTGTTTTTCGTTTTTTCTTTGAGCCTCAAATAATTTTGTTTTGTCACAACACTCTGATTGGTTTGAGTCTCCAATTCTTTTCTGGCATTGCCCGCAACTCTACCCCCACGAACAGCCGCCGATTTATTCTGTTCAAAACCCTTGGCATCATCTTTTCGAGTAATTTCTGTTGTCGAGGCCTCACCCAACATCGTAAAAATAAGTTCAAGATCAGTCATGTGATCCCGAAGATTTTCACGTTTCAGACCTTTGAGATTTTTATATTCAGAGAGCGTCACACCAAATGTGGCTTTTGAAATCTCAGCGGTCAGAATGGCATATTTTTGATCCCCACCAACTTTTCGTTTTTTCCATTCATCGGTAAGCTCTTCGCGGATAGCAATCCCACGCACACGCTTTTCAATCCAGCTCTGAGGATACCCCTTAGCCTTGTACAAAGCCTTAGCCCTTTTAGATGCCAATTCGGGGTCTTCAATTTCTTGAACACGTTCATAGCCTACCTTGGCAAGCCAGCGTTTAAAGGGTTCCGCTTTGGGTGAAGGAACGGATTGAACAAGGCGAAACATGGTTTCCGTATCCGCCATGTCTGTAACACGCATTTTCCCATCAGCAGCAGGCATTTTCAAACCGTTACATTTTGTAACGGTTTCATTTGCGCCTTCACTTAAGAGTCTTTTTTTGAGAACTCTCCAATAAACCCCAGGATTAGAGCTATCTGTCAGGATGGCAATCACATCAACAACGGAGAAATACCACAGTTCCTTTTCATCATCCCAATAGCGGCGAATATTTTTGCCTTCAAAAACAACAATTTTATTACCTATTACCAATTCTTTTTTCATAAAGTTCCTTTAGTTTTTTTTATTTTCTTAAACTGCTCTGAATCCATGACAACCTCGATAGTAAGGATTGAGTGAGAGTTGATTGCGTTTGCTTCGTTTTTTTCCATGAAAAATATTCTGTTTCTGTGCGATTGGCTTTTTGGTGGTGACACATAGGACAAGACGCACGCAAATTTTCAAGCAGTGTGCACCCGCCTTTAGAAAGAGGAATGGCATGATCAATTTGGATGTTTCCTCCATGAAGGGTGACGCCGCAATAATGGCATTCGTGGTTGTAGAGAGCCAGTATCAGCCGCTTGAGCGGCTCGCTTACAGAAGAGCGGGAAGTGGGAATAAGATTTGTGTTTTTAGATGACATGGTTTGTTCTCCTTATAAAGTTTAAGTAGAACAAAAACTAGAACAAGTCAATAAGTTCTTGATATTTTGTTTGGCAGCTTATATAGTTTATTTGCCCTTCGACTTCGCTCCCCCCTCTATTTGGACATGGTGAGCCCCGTCGAACCATGGGCCCGATTTAATTATCTATGAAAAAACTTCACTCCACCCAGCAAGACCTTCTCAAACTCTTGCAAAAAAATGTTGAGGACCCACTTTCAGTCCGTGAACTGCAAGAACATCTGGGGATTTCATCACCAAGCGTCGTGCATCATCATATTCAGCAGCTGGAAAAAAAAGGTTTTTTAAGACGAAACCCCACCAACCCCAAAGATTACCAAATTCTCGCCGACTCGCCCGAAAAACAAATCACCTACATCAATCTTTACGGCCAGGCCCAGTGCGGCCCAAAGGGCTCCCTATTAGATTCCCACCCCATCGACCGCATTCCCATTGCCTCGCGGCTTCTGGGCTTTAAATCTTCCGAAGCCTTCATGGTCAAGGCCAAGGGCGATTCCATGACACCCAAAATCCAGCCCGGCGATTATGTCATCGTAAGAAAAACTCACGACGCCCACAATGGCGACATCATTGTATGTGTGAATAAAGGAGAAGTGCTGATTAAAAAAATCCAAAAAAGCCCAGGACAGGTCATTCTTTCTTCCCTGAATTCTGAGGCGTATCCTCCTTTTACTGCCAACCGTGATTTTAGGATTGAAGGAGTGGTGAAAGGGGTGATTTCTTATTCGATGGGGATGGGGTGATTTTTATGCGTAGCAGGATCAGCGAGCCATTGATTCCCAAACATGGTGGCTACCGAAACCTAAAAAGTTTTCAGGTATCCCAATTGATTTACGACGTGACCGTCCGTTTCTGCGACCGCTATATCAACAAGTAGAGTCGCACTCGTGACCAGATGGTACAAGCCGCACGATCAGGCGTGCAAAATATTGCCGAAGGGAGCCAAGCTTCAGGAACTTCCAAAAAAACAGAAATCAAACTCACCAACGTGGCACGGGCCAGTCTGGAAGAACTTCGTCTTGACTACGAGGATTTTCTGCGACAGCGGAGTCTGCCCTTGTGGGCCCATAATGACCCGCGTAGACAAAAACTTGTGAATGCACGTTGCACAACCGCCGATGAAGTGGCCAGATGGGTGAAACAGGAACGGGAACGTGGACTTTGTGGACAAGGTGGACTGGATGGACAAGGGCAGGAAACCAGCTATGCCGAATTGGTGGCCAACGCGGTACTGGTGTTATTGGCGGTTGCCTGCAGCCTACTCGACCGCCAAATTGCAACCCAGGCAAAAACATTTGAAATCGAAGGCGGTTTTACCGAACGCCTCTACCGTGTGCGCTCAAAAAAACGGTCATTGCACCCCATGTCCACTTGGTCCACTAAGTCCACTCCGTCCATTAAAGATTAAAAACTTTTTCACCACCTCCGCCAACTCTTCCGGCACTTCATGATGCACCATGTGCCCGCATCCAGAAAGTGCCACTCTCTTTGTTCCCTTGGGAAAAGCTTTCATGCGTCGGGTCATTTCTTTTTCAAAATTTTTTAAGCGGAAATATTGGTTCATTTCTGTTTGTTTGGCATGAATAAGCAAACACCGTGCCTTAATATTTTTCCAAAATTCAAAAAATAATTCTGTAGAAAAAGAATAAGGCTCCATGAGCTTATGCAGGGGATCCGCTGCAATAATGACGCCCTTCTTTGTTTGCCTCCCCAAATGCCTCGCTAAAAAAAGAGCTCGATCCTGTGGTAGATGTGTATTGGACTGTCGAAGCCGCTGAGCAAAATCGGCAAAACTATTGTGCATGCGAAATCTCTTGGTGCCAAACCCCTCCAGCCACCTTCTAACCCGTGCCGGAGCATTGGAAATTAGCTCATCCCGAAACCCAAATCCTTCCACATTGATAAGATGATCCATTTTTTCAGGATAGAGCCCTGCATAAATAGAAGTTACAGCCCCACCCAATGAATGCCCCAATAGATTTACTTTTTTATGCGGTGAAATTTTGTGAACAAGGGCATGAAGATCGGCCACATATTCAAAAAAGAAATACCCCAGCGGGTTTTTTCCATGCTCGCTCTTCCCATACCCGCGCATATCCGGGGCCACACAGTAAAAATCTTTTTCCAGATGACGGCATAAAAAATCAAAGCTGGCTCCCGTATCCAGCCAGCCATGCACAAGGACCAGGACGGGCTTTTTAGGGTTCCCCCAAAAATAAACTTTTTGTTTGAGGCCGTTGATGGGAATAAAACGTGACTTCATTTTTTATCCTTCGACAAAAACTCGGCCCCTTGGGGCCGAAATAAAATGACGGATAACCCTGAGCGATCCGCTATAGGCGGAGAGTCGAAGGGTCGCTCAGGATGAAACTCGGGGGCTTGCCCCCGAGTTCTTCATTTTAAATAACAGACACCTAAAAAACTCTCAATCGAATTGAGGATTTTTTAAATTCCATTTCTGCACATAAAAAATGGAACTTCCTCCAAAAATACGTTCATTAATGGAATTACTTCTTAAATTTTAATCCTCAAAGGGTGAATAGCGAACCTATTCATCCTTGCCCTGAGCACTCGAAGGAATTGGGTTCGAGGCCCGTGCAAAGCCATGGGGGATACATGCGGCAGGGGTACATGAACCGGATGCGTTGGCATCTTTGGGGCTTCTGGAGCAAGATCGCCATCAGCAAAGAAGACAACTTGTTCAGGCCCTGTTTGAATTGCAGAATGGAAACTCGCTAACCTATCAGCTGCTTTGTATCCAACCACCGATCTTTTCTCACGAAGCTCACCATCCCTTTCATGCGTGATCATCCGCTGAATGAAAGCGGTGTAAAAAACAGCATCGCCGACCAGGCGGATCTCGCGGTCGGTGGTTTTAACCCATCCGCGCTTAGCCAAGGCTTCCCATAGATTGCGGTATTCTTCCCGGACATCCATTCCAAACAATTCCTGATATTCGTGGATTCTGATGCGCATTTCCTGGAGCTGGTTTAACACATAAGCCAGTTTGACGTCGCAGTCGGTGAATCGAAAATAAGCGCGCAGGGGAAGACGACCTTGATCCAATTGGGCATAGTAAGTTTTCAAATCGTGGGGGGACAAATAAGAAAAACCGGGATGATCCC
Encoded proteins:
- a CDS encoding pyridine nucleotide-disulfide oxidoreductase gives rise to the protein MGMHHVIIIGGGFGGLYAATALKKAPVEVTLIDRRNFHLFQPLLYQVATGGLSPANIAAPLRSVLRNQKNTKVILGEVIDIDAANKKITLTDKALPYDTLIVATGSHHHYFGHPEWMGKAPGLKTIEDALEMRKRILLAYEQAEKETDESKRKAHLTFVVIGGGPTGVELAGALADIARQILKKDFRAIHVKEIRIILVEGLDRVLLTYPKELSEKTRQTLVSMGVEVHTGCFVTDIQDEYITVSSKKSTQTIPTRTVLWAAGVQASSLGKTLAQKTGISTDKQGRIFVEPDLSLKNHPEIFVIGDLAHARDETGNPLPGVAPVAMQQGKYVAELIKQGVQAHGHKPTPFHYHDKGSMATIGKAKAVVDFKGLHFSGFFAWLIWLFVHLMYILQFGNKILVLTQWIWNYFTPSRSARLITGKTEKDENH
- a CDS encoding repressor LexA, producing MKKLHSTQQDLLKLLQKNVEDPLSVRELQEHLGISSPSVVHHHIQQLEKKGFLRRNPTNPKDYQILADSPEKQITYINLYGQAQCGPKGSLLDSHPIDRIPIASRLLGFKSSEAFMVKAKGDSMTPKIQPGDYVIVRKTHDAHNGDIIVCVNKGEVLIKKIQKSPGQVILSSLNSEAYPPFTANRDFRIEGVVKGVISYSMGMG
- a CDS encoding phage antirepressor protein — protein: MKKELVIGNKIVVFEGKNIRRYWDDEKELWYFSVVDVIAILTDSSNPGVYWRVLKKRLLSEGANETVTKCNGLKMPAADGKMRVTDMADTETMFRLVQSVPSPKAEPFKRWLAKVGYERVQEIEDPELASKRAKALYKAKGYPQSWIEKRVRGIAIREELTDEWKKRKVGGDQKYAILTAEISKATFGVTLSEYKNLKGLKRENLRDHMTDLELIFTMLGEASTTEITRKDDAKGFEQNKSAAVRGGRVAGNARKELETQTNQSVVTKQNYLRLKEKTKNNFNV
- a CDS encoding radical SAM protein: MSKGVKQHCGRGSDFNPFNRFETIHIQKELSEITVDDPTPKTELYFDSSKSILSHNDSPDVGFDTSLNPYRGCEHGCVYCYARPTHEYLGFSGGLDFETKIMVKKDAPKLLFKELSSKKWKPQVIVMSGVTDCYQPIERKLEITRRCLEVLVEFKNPVVIITKNHLVTRDIDLFKKLAEHDAVCVNISITSLDPALTRIMEPRTSMPSARLEALRELTCAKIPTGVMVAPILPAINDMEIPAILKEARFAGAMRAGYVIVRLPYANKDLFVDWLEKYFPDRKDKVLHRLQSLRSGKLNSSQFGDRMRGQGFWAEQVRDIFKLAYPLRSLASGTSLAGSKPRPPKADGILGPGLALGCIPLIKKRGLQGRTWK